A genome region from Nocardia sp. NBC_00565 includes the following:
- a CDS encoding dynamin family protein: MRRDVTRHDARRAPGIVAEAHQLVATARQAFPREPRPRALLADCARRLDQPLRVALAGSLKAGKSTLLNSLVGQDIAPTDATECTRVVTWYRNGSTPSVTAYAPDGSTANVVVRRGSGTHGLTFDLERLNWNAPGPREVDHLEVEWPAAALANTTIIDTPGTSSLSREVSLRTARLLTPDDDDRDMAGVSIPGADAVVYLLRRLDEADVRFLEQVGAGAAGAQGISGPLGVIGVVSRADEIGAGRIDALHSARDVAVRFAGELERTGLCQAVIPVAGLLAFAAATLRQQEFAAFEALAQVPVDELSAALLSADRFARPDIVLPVPPELRAQLAERFGLFGIRMAVTLIRLGVRDSATLAAELTNRSGVDELRSVLDVQFAQRADQLKAHSALTALARVLTAYPGTPADQLLPRVHTLLADVHGFAELRLLGRLRTDELPLPADDLAELHRLIGGSGVAPHLRLGVPFDADPRIQRAQAMAAVRKWRARARHPLADQFTTTACLTAARSAEGTLSLLPE; the protein is encoded by the coding sequence GTGAGAAGAGACGTGACCCGGCACGACGCCCGGCGGGCGCCCGGCATCGTCGCCGAGGCGCATCAGCTGGTCGCCACGGCCAGGCAGGCCTTTCCGCGCGAGCCGCGGCCGCGTGCGCTGCTCGCCGACTGTGCCCGACGCCTGGATCAACCGCTGCGGGTGGCGCTGGCGGGTTCGTTGAAGGCGGGCAAGTCGACCCTGCTCAACTCCCTGGTCGGTCAGGACATCGCGCCGACCGATGCGACTGAGTGCACCCGCGTGGTCACCTGGTACCGCAACGGCTCGACCCCGAGCGTCACGGCATACGCGCCAGATGGCTCGACGGCGAATGTGGTGGTACGCCGCGGCAGTGGCACGCACGGGCTGACCTTCGATCTGGAGCGACTGAACTGGAACGCGCCGGGCCCGCGCGAGGTCGACCATCTCGAGGTCGAGTGGCCCGCCGCCGCACTGGCGAATACCACCATCATCGATACCCCGGGGACGTCGTCGCTGTCGCGGGAGGTGTCGCTGCGCACCGCGCGACTGCTCACGCCCGACGACGACGATCGCGATATGGCGGGAGTGTCGATTCCCGGGGCCGACGCCGTGGTGTATCTGCTACGTAGGCTGGACGAGGCCGACGTTCGTTTCCTCGAACAGGTCGGTGCCGGAGCGGCTGGGGCACAGGGCATTTCGGGTCCGCTGGGGGTGATCGGGGTCGTCTCGCGCGCCGACGAGATCGGGGCAGGCCGGATCGACGCACTGCATTCCGCGCGCGATGTCGCCGTGCGCTTTGCCGGAGAGCTGGAGCGAACCGGGCTGTGCCAGGCCGTGATTCCGGTCGCCGGTCTCCTCGCGTTCGCCGCGGCGACCCTGCGTCAACAGGAATTCGCCGCCTTCGAGGCATTGGCCCAGGTTCCGGTCGATGAACTGAGCGCCGCACTGCTCTCGGCCGATCGCTTCGCGCGCCCCGATATCGTGCTGCCGGTTCCGCCCGAACTCCGTGCCCAACTCGCCGAACGCTTCGGCCTGTTCGGAATCCGCATGGCGGTCACGCTGATCCGGCTCGGGGTGCGCGATTCCGCCACGCTGGCCGCGGAATTGACCAACCGCAGCGGCGTCGACGAACTGCGCTCGGTGCTCGACGTCCAATTCGCCCAGCGCGCCGACCAACTCAAGGCCCACTCGGCACTGACCGCCCTGGCCCGCGTCCTCACCGCGTATCCGGGCACCCCCGCCGACCAGCTGCTACCGCGCGTCCATACGCTGCTCGCCGACGTTCACGGCTTCGCCGAACTCCGTCTACTCGGCCGCCTGCGCACCGATGAATTGCCGCTGCCCGCGGACGATCTCGCCGAACTGCACCGACTGATCGGCGGCTCGGGCGTCGCCCCGCACCTGCGCCTCGGCGTCCCTTTCGACGCGGACCCGCGTATCCAACGCGCACAAGCCATGGCGGCGGTCCGAAAGTGGCGCGCCCGCGCCCGCCACCCACTGGCCGATCAATTCACCACCACCGCCTGCCTCACCGCGGCCCGGAGTGCCGAGGGCACATTGAGCCTGCTGCCGGAGTGA
- a CDS encoding endonuclease — MTQQNVVNALLDRAGTGYAAEAGIALADKPAPLFQLLMLAELLSTRISAGIAVAAAKELVSTGYRTPRRVADADWQELVDALGRAHYKRYDESTASRLGANASRVLDRYDGDLRKLAEEAGHDPTRTAQLLQQFQGIGPTGSDIFLREVQDIWTWARPHFDERALRGAERVELPTDPDRLADLAPENHTAELAAALVRVTLDNEIAEQVRAATS; from the coding sequence ATGACTCAGCAGAATGTGGTGAACGCATTGTTGGACCGGGCGGGCACCGGGTACGCGGCCGAGGCCGGAATTGCCCTGGCCGATAAACCGGCTCCGCTGTTCCAACTGCTCATGCTCGCCGAATTGCTCAGCACCCGGATCTCCGCCGGTATCGCGGTGGCCGCGGCCAAGGAATTGGTGAGTACCGGATATCGCACCCCGCGCCGGGTCGCCGACGCCGACTGGCAGGAGTTGGTCGACGCCCTCGGCCGGGCGCATTACAAACGCTACGACGAAAGCACGGCTTCGCGCCTGGGTGCCAACGCTTCGCGTGTCCTGGACCGCTACGACGGCGACCTGCGCAAACTGGCCGAGGAAGCGGGTCACGACCCGACCCGCACCGCGCAACTGCTGCAACAGTTCCAGGGCATCGGCCCCACCGGCAGCGATATCTTCTTGCGCGAGGTCCAAGACATATGGACCTGGGCTCGACCACATTTCGACGAACGCGCCCTGCGCGGCGCGGAGCGGGTCGAGCTGCCGACCGACCCGGATCGGCTCGCTGATCTGGCTCCGGAAAATCACACCGCCGAGTTGGCCGCCGCACTGGTCCGCGTCACGTTGGACAACGAGATCGCCGAACAGGTCCGCGCCGCCACCAGCTGA
- a CDS encoding helix-turn-helix domain-containing protein, protein MAEKIFDIVWDAVTDTTRDVENMRLRSQLIFELTDRIAAQGWSREAAAEHLGVTAPRISDLLGGKTHLFSLDALVNMVAAAGMRVRVQIT, encoded by the coding sequence ATGGCCGAAAAAATCTTCGACATCGTATGGGACGCGGTCACCGACACCACACGCGATGTCGAGAACATGCGGCTGCGGTCGCAGCTGATATTCGAACTGACCGACCGGATCGCCGCACAGGGCTGGAGTCGGGAGGCGGCCGCCGAGCACCTAGGCGTGACCGCCCCGCGGATCTCCGATCTCCTGGGCGGTAAGACGCACCTGTTCAGCCTGGATGCGCTGGTCAATATGGTCGCCGCGGCGGGTATGCGGGTGCGGGTGCAGATCACCTGA
- a CDS encoding NUDIX hydrolase gives MPDRDEQSFAQVRLAAGALFVRGEEVLLVHVIETGWWEIPGGFVEPGESPAAACRRAIRAELGLDRPPGRLLVHDWAPAPADGEMIRYIFDCGELGDGSAIELRKSELDRWQWVRVDTIDTLVRPPHARRIWQAFRARMEGHAVYLEHGESTLVQQGAAAAVPSWLDRQPDRDRHLG, from the coding sequence ATGCCGGACCGTGATGAGCAATCGTTCGCCCAGGTCAGACTGGCCGCGGGAGCTCTGTTCGTGCGCGGCGAGGAGGTGCTGCTGGTGCATGTGATCGAAACGGGCTGGTGGGAGATTCCGGGCGGTTTCGTCGAACCCGGCGAATCGCCCGCGGCCGCCTGTCGCCGCGCGATCCGCGCGGAACTCGGCCTGGACCGCCCGCCGGGGCGACTGCTGGTGCACGACTGGGCGCCCGCGCCCGCCGACGGCGAGATGATCCGCTACATCTTCGACTGCGGCGAGCTCGGCGACGGATCCGCCATCGAGCTGCGCAAAAGCGAGCTGGACCGCTGGCAGTGGGTGCGCGTGGACACCATCGACACCCTCGTCCGCCCGCCCCACGCCCGGCGTATCTGGCAAGCCTTCCGCGCTCGTATGGAGGGCCACGCCGTCTATCTCGAACACGGTGAATCCACCCTGGTACAGCAGGGGGCCGCGGCGGCCGTCCCCTCCTGGCTCGACCGTCAGCCCGACCGCGACCGCCATCTCGGCTGA
- a CDS encoding MFS transporter: MSSPQPRASSRRRVLAPVLTPRLVDRFGNARVVFGGVLLAVLAYAMFLPTDLDRTYAAMFPALLLLGVAFALVYGPLTIAGTEGIAEQDQGLASGLLYTAFQFGFALGVSAVTAVDVAAMTTGAAEIDALRTALIVPVITAAFASVVAIFGLRRTAPSDRDLTSDERSNPAVVSK, encoded by the coding sequence GTGTCGTCGCCGCAGCCGAGGGCCAGTTCGCGGCGGCGCGTGCTCGCACCGGTGCTGACCCCGCGGCTGGTGGACCGATTCGGCAATGCCCGAGTGGTTTTCGGCGGTGTGCTGCTGGCGGTACTCGCCTACGCGATGTTCCTGCCGACCGACCTGGACCGAACCTACGCCGCAATGTTCCCGGCGCTGCTGTTGCTCGGCGTGGCCTTCGCGCTGGTCTACGGGCCGCTGACCATCGCGGGCACCGAGGGGATCGCCGAACAGGATCAGGGCCTGGCCAGCGGCCTGCTGTACACCGCCTTCCAATTCGGCTTCGCCCTCGGCGTGTCGGCCGTCACCGCAGTCGACGTCGCGGCGATGACGACCGGAGCTGCCGAAATCGACGCCCTCCGAACCGCATTGATCGTCCCCGTCATCACCGCCGCGTTCGCATCCGTCGTCGCCATATTCGGGCTCCGCCGAACCGCGCCATCCGATCGTGACCTCACCTCCGATGAGCGGTCGAACCCGGCGGTGGTCTCGAAATGA
- a CDS encoding MFS transporter, which translates to MDTDIAPDAAAPPHLDPRRWIAFAVVLAAGFMDLLDVTIVNVAVPSIQTDLGAQYSQIEWIIAAYVLAFAAVLITGGRLGDIYGRKRIFLIGMTGFTLASAACGFSSDPTMLITSRFVQGAMAALMVPQILAIIRTTFPRDERAKAIAIYSGVGGSASAVGLSLGGLLVQWDLFDLAWRPIFLVNVPVGIAALIAATVVMKDSRSTTASDGLPVARNSTAARLDPIGMVLAISAVLLLAYPLTEGRRLGWPAWTFVMMAGAAVVFAVFVVFERRRARTVGSPLIDLDLFRSRPFAVGLASWLLFWIGLGGFFLVWTLFMQAGLGWSAMRAGLTAVFFAVGAGIGAGVSVSALAPRFGRIVLVAGGLVNAAGFGLYGWLAAHYGASIASWQMVIPLIVTGIGFGMVVAPTIDLLLGQVPARAAGAASGLLNTGQQLGTALGVALVGVVFFGQLDHDSARGVEAVTPQVRTELTSIGLPEPAQDQIIANFLACVRDRSAEVDPTVVPASCQLSDPGNYAVGQVLTAAGEQANAVNFANTFEYTLWYGIGLLSVMCLGFLALPRNARLEHHEIDDPLELLPTGV; encoded by the coding sequence GTGGATACCGACATCGCCCCCGACGCAGCAGCCCCACCACACCTCGACCCACGCCGCTGGATCGCCTTCGCGGTCGTGCTGGCCGCCGGATTCATGGATCTGCTCGACGTCACCATCGTCAATGTCGCGGTGCCGAGCATCCAGACCGATCTCGGCGCGCAGTACTCGCAGATCGAATGGATCATCGCGGCCTATGTGCTGGCCTTCGCCGCGGTGCTGATCACCGGCGGCCGACTCGGTGACATCTACGGCCGCAAACGCATCTTCCTGATCGGCATGACCGGATTCACGCTGGCCTCGGCCGCGTGCGGATTCAGTTCCGATCCGACCATGCTGATCACCTCCCGGTTCGTCCAGGGCGCGATGGCCGCGCTGATGGTGCCGCAGATCCTCGCGATCATCCGAACCACCTTCCCGCGGGACGAACGCGCCAAGGCCATCGCGATCTACAGCGGCGTCGGCGGCTCGGCCTCGGCGGTCGGCCTTTCACTGGGCGGGCTGCTGGTGCAGTGGGATCTGTTCGATCTGGCCTGGCGGCCGATCTTCCTGGTCAATGTGCCGGTCGGTATCGCGGCGCTGATCGCGGCCACCGTTGTAATGAAGGATTCGCGCTCCACGACCGCTAGCGATGGCTTGCCGGTCGCTCGAAACAGCACAGCGGCCAGGCTCGATCCGATCGGCATGGTGCTGGCCATCTCCGCGGTGCTGCTGCTGGCCTATCCGCTCACCGAGGGTCGCCGATTGGGCTGGCCCGCATGGACTTTCGTCATGATGGCGGGCGCGGCCGTGGTCTTCGCGGTATTCGTCGTCTTCGAGCGGCGGCGGGCGCGGACGGTCGGTTCCCCGCTGATCGACCTGGATCTGTTCCGGTCCCGTCCGTTCGCGGTGGGGCTGGCGAGCTGGTTGCTGTTCTGGATCGGGCTCGGCGGGTTCTTCCTGGTGTGGACGCTGTTCATGCAGGCGGGTCTGGGCTGGTCGGCGATGCGGGCCGGGCTCACCGCGGTGTTCTTCGCGGTCGGCGCGGGCATCGGGGCCGGGGTCTCGGTGAGTGCGCTCGCACCGCGCTTCGGACGCATCGTATTGGTCGCCGGTGGTCTGGTGAACGCCGCCGGATTCGGACTGTACGGGTGGCTGGCCGCGCATTATGGTGCGTCGATCGCGTCCTGGCAGATGGTGATTCCGCTGATCGTCACCGGCATCGGATTCGGCATGGTGGTCGCGCCGACCATCGACCTGCTGCTCGGCCAGGTGCCCGCGCGGGCGGCCGGGGCGGCGTCGGGCCTGCTCAATACCGGGCAGCAGCTCGGCACCGCGCTGGGTGTCGCGCTGGTCGGCGTCGTGTTCTTCGGTCAGCTGGACCATGATTCGGCGCGCGGCGTCGAGGCGGTGACGCCGCAGGTGCGCACCGAGCTCACCAGCATCGGCCTGCCGGAACCGGCGCAGGACCAGATCATCGCGAATTTCCTTGCCTGCGTGCGTGATCGGTCGGCGGAGGTGGATCCGACCGTGGTGCCGGCCAGTTGCCAGCTCTCCGATCCGGGCAATTATGCTGTGGGACAGGTGCTTACCGCTGCGGGGGAGCAAGCCAACGCGGTGAATTTCGCCAACACCTTCGAATACACGCTGTGGTACGGGATCGGCCTACTGTCCGTGATGTGCCTCGGCTTCCTCGCGCTGCCCAGAAACGCCCGGCTCGAGCACCATGAAATCGATGATCCTTTGGAATTGCTACCGACAGGAGTCTGA
- a CDS encoding MarR family winged helix-turn-helix transcriptional regulator → MTDDPTFVPLSEHPAFLFGQLGFHVSYRFTDLLAPLGISPRHYGTLRILSANDGQSQQQLCEAQRIHRNVMVGLVDELEKRGLVERRKHPTDRRAHAVYLLPAAHELLAQAEEIVSGLDADVTASLDPEERATLVKLLQRTAMGNGLIPDIHPGLARPADKC, encoded by the coding sequence GTGACCGACGATCCGACCTTCGTGCCGCTGTCCGAGCACCCCGCCTTCCTGTTCGGCCAGCTGGGATTTCATGTCAGCTACCGGTTCACCGACCTGCTCGCGCCGCTCGGTATCAGCCCGCGTCACTACGGCACGCTGCGGATATTGAGTGCGAACGACGGCCAATCGCAACAGCAGCTGTGCGAGGCGCAGCGGATTCATCGCAATGTGATGGTCGGGCTGGTCGACGAACTGGAGAAGCGCGGACTCGTCGAGCGCCGCAAACATCCGACCGACCGGCGAGCGCACGCGGTGTATCTACTCCCCGCCGCACATGAGCTGCTCGCGCAGGCCGAGGAGATCGTCTCCGGATTGGACGCGGACGTGACGGCATCGCTCGATCCCGAGGAGCGCGCGACGCTGGTCAAGCTCTTGCAGCGCACCGCGATGGGCAACGGGCTGATCCCGGATATCCATCCCGGCCTGGCCCGGCCGGCGGATAAGTGCTGA
- a CDS encoding FAD-binding oxidoreductase, which yields MSTKTRSWWGWGNVEDAVVGAELEALTARVAAMLRGVDLTPHEPPSVESLGLPEPRVTAPDSLAELVSADPANRAAHAHGQAFRDVVRNLLGDVRSAPDLVVRPRGEDDIVDVLDWAAGANIAVIPFGGGTSVVGGVEPRSAASEFAGAISLDLGALDRVLEIDRTSRAARIQAGVFGPALADQLRGADLTLRHFPQSFEFSTLGGWLATRAGGHFATLYTHIDDLVESMRVVTPTGTSESRRLPGSGAGPSPDRMFLGSEGILGIITEAWMRLQDRPRWRATASAHFDDYAKAVAATRAIAQSGLHPSNCRLLDPAEAFLNAGAATSGGVLVLGFESADHPTRTWMERALELVADHGGTLPEPARYTESTMHQPGSGAADTWRSSFLRMPYQRDALAARSMITETFETACTWDKFDNLKASVTEAANTAIRSVGATGVVTCRFTHVYPDGPAPYFGIYAAGRWGSTLAQWDDIKAAVSEALSAAGGTITHHHAVGRDHRPWYDRQRPDPFANALRAAKSALDPAGILNPGVLI from the coding sequence GTGTCGACGAAGACGCGGTCGTGGTGGGGCTGGGGCAATGTCGAGGATGCGGTCGTCGGCGCGGAGCTGGAAGCGCTGACGGCGCGGGTCGCGGCGATGCTCCGGGGGGTGGATCTCACGCCACACGAACCGCCATCGGTCGAATCGCTCGGGCTGCCCGAACCGCGGGTGACCGCACCGGATTCGCTCGCCGAACTGGTGTCGGCGGATCCGGCCAATCGGGCGGCGCACGCACACGGTCAGGCGTTTCGCGATGTGGTGCGCAATCTGCTCGGTGATGTGCGCAGTGCGCCGGATCTGGTCGTTCGGCCGCGCGGCGAAGACGATATCGTGGACGTCCTCGACTGGGCCGCTGGGGCGAATATCGCGGTAATCCCGTTCGGCGGTGGAACTTCCGTGGTCGGCGGGGTGGAGCCGCGATCGGCGGCAAGCGAATTCGCGGGGGCGATCAGCCTGGACCTCGGCGCTCTCGATCGCGTACTCGAGATCGATCGGACCAGCCGGGCGGCACGAATACAGGCCGGAGTGTTCGGTCCGGCCTTGGCGGATCAGCTGCGCGGCGCGGACCTGACACTGCGGCATTTTCCGCAGTCGTTCGAGTTCTCGACGCTCGGCGGATGGCTGGCCACCAGGGCCGGTGGGCATTTCGCGACGCTGTACACCCATATCGATGACCTGGTCGAGTCGATGCGGGTGGTGACGCCGACGGGCACAAGCGAATCGCGGCGGCTGCCCGGATCCGGAGCGGGGCCGTCGCCGGACCGGATGTTCCTCGGATCCGAGGGGATACTCGGCATCATCACCGAGGCGTGGATGCGCCTGCAGGACCGGCCACGTTGGCGCGCAACGGCTTCCGCGCACTTCGACGATTACGCGAAGGCGGTGGCCGCTACCAGGGCCATCGCACAGTCCGGTCTGCACCCGAGCAATTGCCGACTCCTCGATCCGGCCGAGGCATTTCTCAATGCCGGTGCCGCGACGAGCGGCGGCGTACTGGTACTCGGATTCGAATCCGCCGATCACCCGACGCGCACCTGGATGGAACGCGCGCTGGAGTTGGTCGCCGACCACGGCGGCACCCTTCCCGAGCCCGCGCGCTACACCGAATCGACCATGCACCAACCGGGTTCGGGCGCGGCCGACACCTGGCGATCGTCATTTCTGCGAATGCCCTACCAGCGCGACGCCCTGGCGGCCCGATCGATGATCACCGAAACCTTCGAAACCGCCTGCACCTGGGACAAATTCGACAATCTGAAAGCATCGGTGACCGAGGCCGCGAACACGGCCATCCGGTCGGTCGGCGCCACCGGCGTGGTGACCTGCCGCTTCACCCACGTGTATCCGGACGGTCCGGCACCATATTTCGGCATCTACGCCGCGGGCCGCTGGGGCAGCACGCTCGCGCAATGGGATGACATCAAAGCCGCTGTCTCCGAGGCACTCTCGGCCGCAGGCGGGACCATCACCCACCATCACGCGGTCGGCCGGGACCACCGACCGTGGTACGACCGCCAACGTCCCGACCCGTTCGCGAATGCGTTGCGGGCGGCAAAATCCGCGCTGGATCCGGCCGGAATTCTCAATCCCGGCGTGCTTATCTGA